In Nicotiana tabacum cultivar K326 chromosome 17, ASM71507v2, whole genome shotgun sequence, one DNA window encodes the following:
- the LOC107790111 gene encoding eukaryotic translation initiation factor 6-2, translating into MATRLQFENSCEIGVFSKLTNAYCLVAIGGSENFYSTFESELAGIIPVIKTSIGGTRIIGRLCAGNKNGLLLPHTTTDQELQHLRNSLPDGVVVQRIDERLSALGNCIACNDHVALTHTDLDKETEEMIADVLGVEVFRQTIAGNILVGSFCSFSNRGGLVHPHTSIEDLDELSTLLQVPLVAGTVNRGSEVIGAGLTVNDWTAFCGSDTTATELSVIESVFKLREAQPSAIVDEMRKSLIDSYV; encoded by the exons ATGGCTACTA GGCTTCAGTTtgaaaattcatgtgaaattggagTTTTCTCAAAGCTGACCAATGCATATTGCTTGGTAGCTATTGGGGGTTCTGAGAACTTCTACAG CACGTTTGAGTCGGAGTTAGCAGGCATCATCCCAGTGATCAAAACCTCCATTGGAGGAACGAGGATAATTGGAAGACTCTGTGCTG GAAACAAAAATGGGCTTCTCTTGCCTCACACTACTACAGATCAAG AACTTCAGCACTTGAGGAACAGTCTGCCGGATGGAGTTGTGGTTCAGCGCATTGACGAGCGATTGTCGGCCCTGGGGAACTGCATAGCATGCAATGATCATGTGGCTCTTACGCATACAGACCTTGACAAG GAAACTGAAGAGATGATTGCTGATGTTCTTGGTGTGGAAGTTTTTAGGCAGACAATAGCAGGGaatattcttgttggcagcttttGTTCTTTCTCAAACAGGGGAGGCTTG GTACATCCTCATACGTCCATTGAAGACTTGGACGAACTTTCAACTCTCCTTCAGGTTCCTCTTGTTGCGGGAACAGTGAACCGCGGTAGTGAAGTGATAGGTGCTGGATTGACTGTCAATGACTGGACTGCCTTTTGTGGCTCAGACACTACTGCTACAGAGTTGTCCGTTATTGAAAGCGTATTCAAGTTGAGAGAGGCTCAACCTAGTGCTATTGTTGATGAGATGAGGAAGTCATTGATCGACAGTTACGTTTGA